In Alkalihalobacillus sp. FSL W8-0930, a single window of DNA contains:
- a CDS encoding YtxH domain-containing protein yields the protein MNMKSIGFGLLAGTLVSGVAVLLTAPTSGKELRNSCQSSVNSLRQSAKQLSREGIEIKEQAVETFKISGDILKTAGSEIKHSIDQWQEETAPSIERIKSEVEDVQKNVEELQKLVKKD from the coding sequence ATGAACATGAAATCAATTGGATTTGGATTACTCGCAGGAACTCTTGTTTCTGGAGTGGCTGTTTTACTTACAGCCCCTACTTCGGGTAAAGAGCTTAGAAACAGCTGTCAAAGTTCAGTGAATTCGTTGCGTCAATCCGCAAAACAATTGTCAAGAGAAGGCATCGAGATTAAAGAACAGGCTGTTGAAACCTTCAAGATCAGTGGTGACATCTTGAAAACGGCTGGTAGTGAAATCAAGCATTCAATCGATCAATGGCAAGAAGAAACAGCCCCTTCTATTGAACGAATTAAGTCGGAAGTTGAAGACGTTCAGAAAAACGTAGAAGAATTACAGAAGCTTGTCAAAAAGGATTAG